From Rudanella lutea DSM 19387, a single genomic window includes:
- a CDS encoding aldo/keto reductase: MQYRRLGKTDMDVSVLAFGASPLGDVFDTTDEAEGIRAVHTAIDRGINFFDVAPFYGDTLAETRLGKALQTKRSSIFLATKCCRYANGHFDFSYDRVLSSIDESLARLKTDYVDLLQVHDIEFGDREQVLNEAIPAVLKAKEMGKARYVGFSGLPVRYLAQIARQVEVDTVLSWGHYTLLDDEINDELVPLSEQKGFGLLNAAPLMQRILSEAPVPAWQNSPQPVKDLQPQLIRLCRDYGVSLSDVALRFAIDHPVIATTIVGMSEQRQVEQNVAVLDFVIPDGLLDAIHALVAPVKNWMWFEGRPENNIHKPTL, encoded by the coding sequence ATGCAATACCGAAGGCTGGGTAAAACAGATATGGATGTTTCGGTACTGGCGTTTGGTGCCTCTCCACTCGGCGATGTATTCGATACCACCGACGAGGCCGAAGGCATCCGAGCCGTACATACCGCCATCGACCGAGGCATCAATTTCTTTGATGTAGCCCCTTTTTACGGCGACACCCTCGCTGAAACGCGGCTGGGTAAGGCCCTACAAACCAAACGCTCGTCTATTTTTCTGGCAACCAAGTGCTGCCGTTACGCAAACGGGCATTTCGATTTTTCGTACGACCGCGTGCTGTCGAGCATCGACGAGTCGCTGGCCCGGCTAAAAACCGATTACGTCGACCTGTTGCAGGTGCACGACATTGAATTTGGCGACCGCGAGCAGGTCCTGAACGAGGCCATTCCGGCCGTGCTTAAAGCCAAAGAAATGGGCAAGGCGCGGTACGTGGGGTTCTCGGGCCTGCCTGTGCGCTACCTCGCCCAGATTGCCCGGCAGGTAGAGGTCGACACGGTGCTGTCGTGGGGACACTACACCCTGCTCGACGATGAGATCAACGATGAACTGGTGCCCCTGTCGGAGCAAAAAGGGTTTGGTTTGCTCAATGCAGCCCCGCTCATGCAGCGCATTCTGTCAGAAGCCCCCGTACCGGCCTGGCAGAACTCACCCCAACCCGTAAAAGACCTCCAACCCCAGCTTATCAGGCTCTGCCGCGACTATGGCGTGTCGTTGAGCGATGTGGCCCTGCGGTTCGCCATAGACCACCCGGTGATTGCCACGACCATTGTGGGCATGTCGGAGCAGCGGCAGGTCGAACAAAACGTGGCGGTTCTCGATTTCGTCATCCCCGATGGCCTGCTCGACGCGATTCACGCGCTGGTGGCGCCCGTCAAAAACTGGATGTGGTTTGAAGGTCGTCCCGAAAATAATATCCATAAACCGACCCTATAG
- a CDS encoding zinc-binding alcohol dehydrogenase family protein, with the protein MTKMKALVLTEPGQTEIWEIDKPAPAEGEVLLHVSWVGFCGGDLNGFRGLFELQEYPNVLGHEVGATVVETGPGVPDTLQPGMRVTVNPYQHCGTCLSCRKGRTNACQDNKTMGVRRAGAMTPYIVVPWQKLHTSDKLSLQELALVEPLTVGFHAAARGRVAASDTVAVIGCGIVGMGALAASAYRGAQVIAVDIDDSKLAIARKAGATHTVNSAKVDLHEALAAITHGDGPDVIIEAVGNPATYRAAVDEVAYTGRVVYIGYAKKPVDYQTGTFVRKEIEILGSRNCLGEFPEVIAYLESGRFPVQEVISRTVSLDEAGAALAEWSANPGPITKIMVCLDS; encoded by the coding sequence ATGACCAAAATGAAAGCCTTAGTGCTCACCGAGCCGGGCCAAACCGAGATTTGGGAAATCGACAAACCCGCACCCGCCGAGGGCGAGGTGCTTCTTCACGTGAGCTGGGTGGGCTTCTGCGGGGGCGACCTCAACGGGTTCCGGGGGCTGTTTGAGTTGCAGGAGTACCCCAATGTGCTGGGTCATGAGGTCGGCGCTACCGTGGTCGAAACGGGGCCGGGTGTACCCGACACATTGCAGCCGGGCATGCGCGTTACCGTGAATCCGTACCAGCATTGCGGCACCTGTCTTTCGTGCCGAAAAGGGCGCACCAACGCCTGTCAGGACAACAAAACGATGGGCGTACGCCGGGCCGGGGCCATGACCCCGTACATTGTGGTGCCCTGGCAAAAATTGCATACGTCCGACAAACTCTCGTTGCAGGAACTGGCTCTGGTAGAGCCTCTTACCGTTGGTTTTCATGCAGCCGCGCGGGGCCGGGTAGCCGCATCCGATACCGTTGCCGTCATTGGTTGCGGCATTGTGGGCATGGGCGCTTTGGCCGCATCGGCCTACCGGGGGGCGCAGGTGATTGCCGTTGATATTGACGATAGCAAGCTAGCCATTGCCCGCAAAGCCGGGGCCACCCATACGGTCAACTCAGCGAAGGTCGATCTGCACGAAGCGCTCGCGGCCATTACCCACGGCGACGGCCCCGATGTGATTATCGAAGCCGTTGGCAATCCCGCCACGTACCGGGCTGCCGTGGATGAGGTGGCTTACACAGGCCGGGTGGTGTACATTGGCTATGCCAAAAAGCCGGTTGATTATCAGACCGGGACGTTTGTTCGGAAAGAGATCGAGATTCTGGGTTCGCGTAACTGTCTGGGCGAGTTCCCGGAGGTCATTGCGTATCTGGAATCGGGGCGGTTTCCGGTGCAGGAGGTCATCAGCCGGACGGTGTCGCTCGACGAAGCGGGCGCGGCCCTCGCCGAGTGGTCGGCCAACCCCGGCCCCATCACGAAAATTATGGTCTGTCTTGACTCATAA
- a CDS encoding LacI family DNA-binding transcriptional regulator: MHQPTIIDIARQLGISKSTVSRALTAHPNVNEKTRQRVLELAEKLDYQRNQLAISLLTNQTRTIGIMVPEFISFFFPKVIIGAQEELAKAGYNVVICHSNESYEIEVTNAKSLFASRVDGLIVSHTKETRNFDHFRTFTRKSIPVVFFNRVWESDEVSKVVVDDYTGAYQAVEHLVQTGRRRIAHLSGPDSLPNSRSRLNGYLDALRHYGVPVDPSLIISYDLTLEKANIYVNHLLSLPEPPDALFTINDPTAIEAIQVIKGRGLRIPQDVAVVGFSDDPISALIEPGLTTVAQPVDEIGRQAAACLLAQLQAPDPVAEVQTVVLPTRLIVRGSS; encoded by the coding sequence ATGCACCAGCCAACCATTATCGATATTGCCCGGCAGCTCGGTATCTCCAAATCGACGGTGTCGCGGGCGCTCACCGCGCATCCGAACGTGAATGAGAAAACCCGGCAGCGCGTGCTCGAACTGGCCGAAAAACTCGACTATCAGCGGAATCAATTGGCCATTTCGCTACTCACCAATCAGACCCGCACCATCGGGATTATGGTGCCGGAGTTTATTAGTTTCTTTTTCCCGAAGGTGATTATTGGGGCGCAGGAAGAACTGGCCAAGGCGGGGTATAACGTGGTGATTTGCCACTCCAATGAGTCGTACGAAATTGAAGTGACCAACGCGAAGTCCTTGTTTGCGAGTCGGGTCGATGGGCTCATTGTGTCGCATACGAAAGAGACCCGCAACTTCGATCACTTTCGCACGTTTACCCGAAAGAGCATTCCGGTGGTGTTTTTCAACCGGGTTTGGGAGAGCGACGAGGTCTCGAAAGTAGTAGTTGATGACTACACGGGGGCGTATCAGGCGGTGGAGCATCTGGTGCAGACCGGCCGCCGACGCATTGCGCACCTCTCCGGCCCCGACTCGCTACCCAATAGCCGCAGCCGCCTGAATGGGTATCTCGACGCCCTGCGGCATTACGGGGTTCCGGTCGATCCGTCGTTGATTATCTCGTATGATTTGACCCTTGAGAAAGCCAATATTTACGTCAATCACTTGCTCAGCCTGCCCGAACCACCCGACGCCCTGTTTACCATCAACGACCCAACGGCCATTGAGGCTATTCAGGTAATCAAAGGGCGAGGCCTTCGCATTCCGCAGGATGTGGCCGTGGTGGGGTTCAGCGATGACCCGATTTCGGCCCTCATCGAACCGGGACTCACGACAGTGGCCCAACCCGTCGATGAAATTGGTCGGCAGGCCGCTGCCTGTCTGCTCGCTCAGCTACAAGCCCCCGACCCCGTTGCCGAGGTACAAACGGTCGTGTTGCCTACCCGGCTTATTGTGCGGGGCTCCAGCTGA
- a CDS encoding sugar phosphate isomerase/epimerase family protein, whose amino-acid sequence MQSCVTIALVPAIQAGPWIYWHDLQSGMEKAAALGFDAVELFTESTGAVPTDILRQLMADTGLRIGAVGTGAGKVLHGLTLTDPNAEVRAQAVAFIQDMIDFGASVQAPAIIGSMQGNAGAGVSHTQALTWLAEGLEALGHHAESRGVTLIYEPLNRYETNLINRLADGVQLLESLRTRNVRLLADLFHMNIEEASLPDSIRQAGAWIGHVHFADSNRRPIGGGHTAMPDIVQALRDVGYTRFVSAEAFPWPDPDTAARQTIDSYRRYFG is encoded by the coding sequence ATGCAATCCTGCGTAACTATTGCTCTGGTCCCGGCTATTCAGGCGGGGCCCTGGATTTACTGGCACGACCTCCAAAGCGGTATGGAAAAAGCGGCCGCGCTCGGGTTCGACGCCGTTGAACTCTTCACTGAATCGACCGGGGCCGTTCCGACCGATATACTCCGGCAACTCATGGCCGACACCGGCCTGCGTATCGGGGCCGTCGGTACGGGGGCTGGCAAAGTGCTGCATGGGCTTACCCTTACAGACCCCAACGCCGAGGTGCGGGCACAAGCCGTAGCCTTTATTCAGGATATGATCGATTTTGGTGCATCGGTGCAGGCTCCGGCCATTATCGGCTCCATGCAGGGCAATGCCGGAGCGGGTGTGTCGCACACACAGGCGCTGACGTGGCTGGCCGAGGGGCTCGAAGCCCTGGGGCATCATGCCGAAAGCCGGGGGGTGACGCTCATCTACGAGCCACTGAACCGTTACGAAACCAACCTGATCAATCGGCTCGCTGATGGGGTGCAATTGCTCGAATCGCTCCGTACCCGCAACGTCCGGCTGCTGGCCGATTTGTTCCACATGAACATTGAGGAAGCTTCCTTACCCGACAGTATCCGGCAGGCTGGGGCGTGGATTGGTCACGTGCATTTTGCCGACAGCAACCGACGGCCCATCGGTGGCGGCCACACGGCCATGCCCGACATTGTGCAGGCACTCCGCGATGTTGGTTACACGCGCTTTGTGTCGGCCGAAGCCTTTCCGTGGCCCGACCCCGACACAGCCGCCCGCCAAACCATCGACTCGTACCGACGGTATTTTGGGTAG
- a CDS encoding efflux RND transporter permease subunit, whose product MWIVRLALEKKYTIAVMALLILIMGGVSVLQMPTDIFPRINIPVVSVLWGYNGLSTNEMEKMITNFSETSIINNVGDIQRVESQTYNGVAVIKIYFQPTVKIEEALAQVSAISQTILVRMPPGTQPPLIVRYNATDVPVLQLGLSSDSLSETQITDYAATRIRPQISTVPGSRLSQPFGGKSRQIVVDLEPEQLLAHGVTPEEVVNAVSAQNLTLPSGNLRLAEREYAVRLNSKPEIISTLNDIPIKAVGSTTVHMRDIANVHDGSAVQTNVVKQDGSRGVLMSIVKTGNASTTRIVDELRNRVLPTVRAAAPSGLRVVELFDQSVFVRASIEGVVVEGLIAALLTAAMILLFLGSWRSTLIVAVSIPLSILASLSILYLLGETLNIMTLGGLALAIGILVDDATVTIENIHRNEELGLPLRQAILEGAHQIATPTLVATLTICIVFVSVLFLEGPARFLFGPLAMAVVFAMLASYVLSRTLVPMLADLMLRGENHGHGAESGDGNRFLQAFNRGFDRFQSRYMRALTWTLNHRKAVFGVFVLILGVTAAMLPFIGRDFFPKVDAGQIKLHLRAPAGSRLEETERIAAETEAVVRRIIPEAEVGSVISNIGLTGERYNFVFTDNSATGSADAELLISLTDERSQPTDDYIRQLRETLRDEMPEVTYFFLAADIVGQILNFGLTSPIDVQVSGFDRANNLRIAKEIVQRVSQIPGAVDVHLHQLLDAPELYLEIDRERASQFGLTEQRVASNLNISLSGTGQVRPNFWADPVTGFPYLIVVQTPPYKLDSYEKLMRTPLSPGVTTVSNSSEQAVLPQMLSNVATMKRTSTPVIINRVNTQPAYDVYASVERTDLGSVANELNKIAKEYESQLKPGNRIQIRGQVESMESAFSRLGIGIVFAAVLVYLLMVVNFQSFRYPFIIITALPGALCGMVWMLFLTHTTFSIPSLMGAIMSVGVATANSILMVSFAKDHLPAVSGNAYEAALEAGRTRLRPILMTAIAMIIGMLPMSLGLGEGGEQNAPLGRAVIGGLLLATFTTLLFVPVVFSYLARKAPNHKPQ is encoded by the coding sequence ATGTGGATCGTCCGCTTAGCGTTAGAAAAAAAGTACACGATTGCCGTCATGGCGCTCCTGATTCTGATTATGGGGGGCGTTTCGGTGCTTCAGATGCCGACCGATATTTTTCCCCGGATCAATATTCCGGTGGTGTCGGTGCTATGGGGGTACAACGGCCTGTCGACCAACGAGATGGAGAAGATGATTACCAACTTCTCCGAAACCTCGATCATCAACAACGTAGGTGATATTCAGCGGGTTGAGTCGCAGACGTACAATGGCGTGGCGGTGATTAAGATCTATTTTCAGCCCACCGTCAAGATTGAGGAGGCTCTGGCGCAGGTATCGGCCATTTCGCAGACGATTCTGGTCCGAATGCCGCCCGGCACTCAGCCCCCGCTCATTGTGCGCTACAACGCTACCGACGTGCCGGTACTGCAACTTGGTTTGTCGTCGGATAGCCTGAGCGAAACCCAGATTACCGATTATGCGGCTACCCGCATTCGGCCTCAGATTTCGACCGTACCGGGCAGCCGACTGTCGCAGCCGTTTGGGGGCAAAAGTCGGCAGATTGTAGTCGATCTGGAGCCCGAACAACTGCTGGCGCACGGGGTTACGCCCGAAGAGGTGGTCAACGCGGTGTCGGCCCAAAACCTGACCCTGCCCAGCGGAAACCTGCGCTTAGCTGAGCGCGAATACGCGGTGCGGCTCAACTCCAAACCCGAAATCATCTCGACTCTTAACGATATTCCTATCAAAGCGGTAGGGAGTACCACCGTACACATGCGCGACATTGCCAACGTGCACGACGGCTCGGCGGTACAAACCAACGTTGTGAAGCAGGACGGCAGCCGGGGGGTACTCATGAGTATCGTAAAAACCGGTAATGCGTCGACCACGCGGATTGTGGATGAGTTGCGCAACCGGGTACTGCCCACGGTTCGGGCGGCTGCGCCTTCGGGCCTGCGGGTGGTTGAGCTGTTCGACCAATCGGTATTCGTGCGGGCGTCGATTGAGGGCGTAGTGGTAGAAGGCCTGATTGCGGCCCTGCTCACGGCAGCCATGATTCTCCTGTTTCTGGGGAGCTGGCGGAGCACGCTCATTGTGGCCGTTTCGATCCCGCTCTCGATTCTGGCGTCGCTGTCGATTCTGTACCTGCTGGGCGAGACCCTCAACATTATGACCCTCGGCGGGTTGGCGCTGGCTATCGGGATTTTGGTCGATGATGCAACGGTGACTATCGAAAACATTCACCGCAACGAAGAACTGGGCTTGCCGCTCCGGCAGGCTATTCTGGAAGGAGCCCATCAGATTGCGACACCGACGCTCGTGGCAACCCTCACCATCTGTATCGTGTTTGTGTCGGTGCTGTTTCTGGAAGGCCCCGCCCGGTTTCTGTTTGGGCCGCTGGCTATGGCCGTGGTGTTCGCCATGCTGGCTTCGTACGTGCTGTCGCGCACGCTGGTGCCCATGCTGGCCGACCTGATGCTGCGCGGAGAAAACCACGGACACGGGGCCGAGAGCGGGGATGGCAACCGCTTTTTGCAGGCTTTCAATCGGGGCTTCGATCGGTTTCAGAGCCGGTACATGCGGGCGCTGACCTGGACACTCAACCACCGTAAAGCCGTTTTTGGCGTTTTTGTGCTCATATTGGGCGTAACAGCGGCTATGTTGCCGTTTATCGGGCGCGACTTTTTCCCGAAGGTCGATGCCGGGCAGATTAAGCTGCACCTACGGGCACCGGCCGGGTCGCGGCTGGAAGAAACCGAGCGCATTGCGGCCGAAACCGAAGCGGTGGTCCGGCGCATAATTCCCGAAGCTGAGGTGGGCTCGGTCATCAGCAACATTGGCCTCACGGGCGAGCGGTACAACTTTGTGTTTACCGACAACTCGGCCACCGGCTCAGCCGATGCCGAACTGCTTATTTCGCTCACCGACGAACGCTCGCAGCCTACCGACGACTACATCCGGCAACTTCGCGAAACCCTGCGCGACGAAATGCCCGAAGTGACGTACTTTTTCCTCGCGGCTGATATTGTCGGGCAGATTCTGAACTTCGGCCTTACCTCGCCCATCGACGTGCAGGTGAGTGGCTTCGACCGGGCCAATAACCTCCGCATTGCCAAAGAAATTGTACAGCGCGTAAGTCAGATTCCGGGGGCGGTAGATGTCCACCTTCACCAACTGCTCGACGCGCCCGAGCTTTACCTCGAGATCGACCGCGAACGGGCGAGTCAGTTCGGCCTGACTGAGCAGCGGGTAGCCAGCAACCTGAATATTTCGCTCAGTGGCACGGGGCAGGTGCGCCCTAACTTCTGGGCCGACCCCGTCACGGGCTTCCCGTACCTGATTGTGGTGCAAACCCCACCTTACAAGCTCGATAGCTACGAAAAGCTCATGCGGACACCCCTCTCGCCGGGCGTGACTACTGTCTCTAATTCGAGCGAACAGGCCGTGTTGCCCCAGATGTTGAGTAACGTAGCGACTATGAAACGTACCTCCACGCCCGTCATCATCAACCGGGTAAATACCCAGCCGGCTTACGATGTGTACGCATCCGTGGAGCGTACCGACCTGGGTTCGGTAGCCAACGAGCTGAACAAGATTGCCAAAGAATACGAAAGTCAGCTGAAGCCCGGCAACCGGATTCAGATTCGGGGGCAGGTCGAAAGTATGGAGAGTGCGTTTAGCCGCTTGGGCATCGGCATTGTGTTTGCGGCCGTGCTGGTGTACCTGCTGATGGTGGTCAACTTCCAGTCGTTCCGGTATCCGTTTATCATTATTACGGCCCTGCCGGGTGCGCTTTGCGGCATGGTCTGGATGCTGTTTCTGACGCACACTACGTTCAGTATCCCGTCGCTGATGGGGGCCATCATGTCGGTGGGGGTAGCCACAGCTAACTCCATTCTGATGGTGAGCTTTGCCAAAGACCATTTGCCCGCCGTGAGCGGCAATGCCTACGAAGCGGCTCTCGAAGCTGGCCGCACGCGCCTTCGCCCGATTCTGATGACGGCCATCGCCATGATTATCGGAATGCTGCCCATGTCGCTTGGACTGGGCGAGGGCGGTGAGCAAAATGCTCCGCTGGGCCGGGCCGTGATTGGCGGTCTGTTGCTGGCTACGTTTACCACGCTCCTGTTTGTACCGGTTGTGTTTAGTTATCTGGCCCGGAAAGCGCCGAACCATAAACCCCAATGA
- a CDS encoding L-rhamnose mutarotase has translation MQRFCLALDLVDDADLIAEYERWHSPGAGWPEVRQNDLNAGILDLQIYRTGTRMFMILETDDHFTFEKKRALDAQEPKVAAWEELMWKFQKPLPNAKPGEKWVLMEKIFQFEK, from the coding sequence ATGCAACGTTTCTGTTTAGCCCTCGACCTTGTTGACGATGCCGACCTGATTGCCGAATACGAACGCTGGCATAGCCCCGGCGCGGGTTGGCCCGAAGTCCGGCAGAACGACCTCAACGCCGGTATTCTCGACCTGCAAATCTACCGCACTGGCACCCGGATGTTTATGATTCTGGAAACCGACGACCATTTTACCTTTGAAAAGAAGCGGGCCCTCGACGCGCAGGAGCCTAAGGTAGCCGCCTGGGAAGAGCTGATGTGGAAATTTCAGAAACCCTTACCCAACGCCAAACCGGGCGAAAAATGGGTGCTGATGGAGAAGATCTTTCAGTTTGAAAAATAA